From a single Nostoc edaphicum CCNP1411 genomic region:
- a CDS encoding F0F1 ATP synthase subunit B encodes MGIMGTFLLLAAEANAVHSELAEGAAEGGFGLNLDIFETNLINLAILIGILFYFGRKVLSNILNERQSNIATAIQEAEGRLKEAKTALSQAQEQLKQSQAEAERIRQSAVENAQKAKEALLAKAVQDVERLKQTAAADLNTETDRAIAQLRQRVATLALQKVESQLKSGIADDAQQSLIDRSIAQLGGNV; translated from the coding sequence ATGGGTATCATGGGGACATTCTTATTACTTGCCGCAGAAGCGAACGCTGTTCACTCTGAATTGGCAGAAGGCGCAGCAGAAGGTGGTTTCGGTCTAAACCTAGACATTTTTGAAACCAATCTGATCAATCTAGCGATTCTGATTGGCATATTATTCTACTTCGGACGTAAAGTTTTAAGCAATATCCTGAACGAGCGACAATCCAATATTGCCACCGCAATTCAGGAAGCAGAAGGGCGCTTAAAAGAGGCAAAGACTGCCCTTTCCCAAGCGCAAGAGCAATTAAAGCAATCTCAAGCAGAGGCAGAACGCATCCGCCAATCTGCTGTAGAAAACGCTCAAAAAGCGAAAGAAGCCTTGTTAGCGAAGGCAGTGCAAGACGTAGAACGCTTGAAACAAACAGCAGCAGCAGATTTAAACACCGAAACTGATCGAGCGATCGCTCAACTGCGGCAACGGGTAGCTACACTAGCATTGCAAAAAGTCGAATCGCAACTCAAAAGCGGGATTGCTGACGATGCTCAACAAAGTTTAATTGACCGCAGCATCGCACAACTGGGAGGCAATGTATGA
- the petL gene encoding cytochrome b6-f complex subunit PetL — protein MFAIVSYVVFLGLFFGLSVGLLFGLRTAKII, from the coding sequence ATGTTTGCAATTGTATCTTATGTCGTCTTCTTGGGTTTATTCTTTGGCTTATCTGTAGGTTTGCTGTTCGGTCTGCGGACTGCCAAGATAATTTAA
- a CDS encoding ATP synthase subunit I: MSLSDESIAPTPTTQQDAKTGSEDTESGNSMQEFYQLFQRLLVITLVLTGVIFISVWIFYSLNIALNYLIGACTGVVYLKMLARDVEQLGSEKTSLSKTRFALFLGVMIVATQWRELQILPIFLGFLTYKATLFVYMVQIAFIPDS; encoded by the coding sequence GTGAGCTTGTCTGACGAATCAATTGCGCCCACTCCGACAACGCAACAAGATGCTAAAACCGGTTCTGAAGACACAGAATCGGGTAACTCCATGCAAGAGTTCTATCAACTCTTCCAGCGATTGTTGGTAATCACGCTTGTCTTGACGGGGGTTATTTTTATCTCTGTGTGGATTTTTTATTCCTTAAACATTGCCCTAAATTATTTAATTGGGGCGTGTACAGGTGTGGTTTACTTAAAAATGTTGGCTAGAGATGTTGAGCAGCTCGGTAGTGAGAAAACCAGTCTGAGCAAAACTCGTTTTGCTCTATTTTTGGGAGTGATGATCGTGGCAACTCAATGGCGTGAGCTACAGATTCTACCCATTTTTTTGGGATTTCTAACTTACAAAGCCACGCTCTTCGTCTATATGGTGCAAATTGCGTTCATTCCTGATTCTTAA
- a CDS encoding F0F1 ATP synthase subunit gamma, whose amino-acid sequence MANLKAIRDRIQSVKNTKKITEAMRLVAAARVRRAQEQVLATRPFADRLAQVLYGLQSRLRFEEANLPLLKKRQVKSVGLLVISGDRGLCGGYNNNVIRRAENRAKEIQAEGLDYKFVLVGRKSTQYFQRRDQPIDATYTGLEQIPTAAEANEIADQLLSLFLSEEVDRIELIYTRFVSLVSSRPVIQTLLPLDPQGLEAGDDEIFRLTTRGGQFQVEREKVASQVRPLAPDMIFEQDPVQILDSLLPLYLSNQLLRALQESAASELAARMTAMSNASENAGELINTLTLSYNKARQAAITQELLEVVGGAEALT is encoded by the coding sequence ATGGCCAATCTAAAAGCAATACGCGATCGCATTCAGTCGGTCAAAAACACCAAAAAAATCACAGAAGCCATGCGTCTCGTAGCTGCGGCTAGAGTACGTCGGGCGCAAGAACAAGTGCTAGCGACTCGTCCCTTTGCTGATCGCTTGGCACAAGTATTGTATGGTTTGCAAAGCCGTCTGCGCTTTGAAGAAGCAAACCTACCACTACTAAAAAAACGCCAAGTTAAGTCAGTCGGGTTGTTGGTTATTTCAGGCGATCGCGGTCTATGCGGCGGCTACAATAATAACGTCATCCGTCGTGCAGAAAACCGCGCCAAGGAAATCCAGGCAGAAGGTTTAGACTATAAATTTGTACTCGTCGGACGCAAATCTACCCAGTACTTTCAACGCCGCGATCAGCCCATCGATGCTACTTACACCGGCTTAGAGCAAATCCCCACCGCAGCAGAAGCCAATGAGATCGCTGACCAACTACTTTCCTTGTTCCTTTCGGAAGAAGTTGACCGCATCGAATTAATCTATACCAGATTTGTCTCTTTGGTTAGCTCACGTCCGGTAATACAAACCTTACTACCCCTTGATCCACAAGGTTTAGAAGCAGGCGATGACGAAATCTTCCGCTTGACAACCCGTGGTGGTCAATTTCAAGTCGAACGGGAGAAAGTGGCTAGCCAAGTCCGCCCGTTGGCTCCTGACATGATTTTTGAACAAGATCCAGTACAGATTCTTGATTCTCTGTTACCTCTGTATCTCAGTAACCAGCTATTGCGGGCGCTGCAAGAATCGGCGGCTAGTGAACTAGCAGCGCGGATGACAGCCATGAGTAATGCCAGTGAAAATGCTGGTGAATTGATTAACACCCTCACCCTGTCTTACAACAAAGCCCGACAAGCTGCAATTACTCAAGAACTCCTTGAGGTTGTAGGTGGTGCTGAAGCACTAACTTAG
- a CDS encoding F0F1 ATP synthase subunit B' gives MFDFDATLPFMALQFLLLAALLNAIFYKPLTKVLDDRDSYIRTNTLEARESLAKAERLATEYEQQLADARRQSQATIEAAQLEAKKITAEKIAEAQKEAQTQREQASVEIEQQKQEAFRTLEQQVDSLSRQILEKLLGPTPVR, from the coding sequence ATGTTTGATTTCGATGCTACCTTGCCCTTCATGGCATTGCAATTCCTGCTATTAGCAGCTTTGTTGAATGCAATTTTCTATAAGCCACTGACCAAGGTACTAGACGATCGCGATAGTTACATCCGAACGAATACCCTTGAGGCGCGGGAGAGCTTGGCTAAAGCCGAGCGCTTGGCTACCGAATATGAGCAGCAACTCGCAGACGCTCGCAGACAATCGCAAGCGACTATAGAAGCAGCTCAACTTGAAGCTAAGAAAATTACTGCTGAGAAAATTGCTGAGGCCCAAAAAGAAGCTCAGACTCAACGAGAACAAGCTTCTGTTGAAATAGAACAACAAAAGCAGGAAGCTTTTCGCACCTTAGAGCAACAAGTTGATTCTCTAAGCAGGCAGATTCTAGAAAAACTATTGGGGCCAACTCCAGTTAGATAA
- the atpH gene encoding ATP synthase F1 subunit delta, giving the protein MTSQVAAAEVAQPYAQALLSIAQSKNLTEEFGEDARTFLGLLRADKQLHNFFSNPFIQSENKKALIKQILGEGANPYLRNFLLILVDKRRIAFLESIFQQYLALLRQLNQTVLAEVISAVPLTEAQQQAITEKVIAITNARQVELETNVDSELIGGVIIKVGSQVIDASIRGQLRRLSLRLTNS; this is encoded by the coding sequence ATGACAAGTCAGGTAGCGGCAGCCGAAGTAGCCCAACCTTACGCACAGGCACTTTTGTCAATAGCGCAATCGAAAAATTTGACAGAAGAGTTCGGGGAAGATGCGCGTACTTTCCTCGGCCTGCTCAGGGCAGACAAACAGCTACACAACTTCTTCAGCAACCCGTTTATTCAGTCTGAGAACAAAAAAGCTCTCATCAAACAAATACTCGGTGAAGGCGCTAACCCCTACTTACGCAATTTTTTGCTGATATTGGTAGATAAACGGCGCATTGCATTCTTGGAATCCATTTTTCAACAGTATTTGGCGCTGTTGCGGCAGCTGAATCAAACCGTATTAGCGGAAGTAATTTCAGCCGTTCCCCTCACAGAAGCTCAACAGCAGGCAATTACAGAAAAGGTGATCGCCATTACCAATGCTCGCCAGGTAGAACTAGAAACCAATGTAGACAGCGAGTTAATTGGTGGTGTGATCATTAAAGTAGGTTCTCAGGTAATTGACGCCAGTATCCGGGGTCAGTTGCGCCGCCTTTCATTGCGCTTAACTAATAGTTAG
- the atpB gene encoding F0F1 ATP synthase subunit A: MQMLSVLNAFNSFPLAELEVGHHFYWQLGNLKIHGQVFLTSWFVISILVVASIAATRNAQRIPKGIQNLMEYALEFIRDLAKNQLGEKEYRPWVPFIGTLFLFIFVSNWSGALIPWKLIKLPSGELAAPTNDINTTVALALLTSLAYFYAGFSKRGLGYFKKYIEPTPVLLPIAILEDFTKPLSLSFRLFGNILADELVVAVLVLLVPLFVPLPVMALGLFTSAIQALVFATLAGAYIHEAMEGHGGDEHEEH, translated from the coding sequence ATGCAAATGCTTAGTGTCTTAAACGCCTTTAATTCTTTTCCCCTCGCCGAATTAGAAGTAGGACATCATTTCTACTGGCAGTTGGGCAATCTTAAAATTCATGGGCAAGTTTTTCTCACCTCATGGTTTGTGATTAGTATTCTAGTAGTGGCTTCAATAGCTGCTACTCGAAATGCACAAAGAATTCCCAAGGGCATCCAGAATTTAATGGAATACGCCCTAGAATTCATTCGTGATTTGGCCAAAAACCAACTTGGTGAGAAAGAGTACCGCCCTTGGGTGCCATTTATTGGCACATTGTTCTTGTTTATTTTCGTATCGAACTGGTCAGGTGCACTAATTCCCTGGAAGCTCATCAAGCTACCTTCAGGCGAATTGGCAGCTCCCACCAATGACATCAATACGACTGTTGCATTAGCACTGCTAACATCCTTAGCGTACTTTTACGCGGGTTTTAGCAAGCGGGGTTTAGGCTACTTTAAGAAATATATAGAGCCAACACCCGTTTTGTTGCCGATCGCAATTCTCGAAGATTTCACCAAGCCCCTCTCCCTAAGCTTCCGGCTATTTGGTAATATTTTGGCGGATGAATTGGTAGTGGCGGTATTGGTGCTGCTAGTTCCTCTATTTGTACCTCTGCCTGTAATGGCCTTGGGTTTATTTACCAGTGCCATTCAAGCCCTGGTTTTTGCCACCCTAGCCGGAGCATACATTCATGAGGCAATGGAGGGGCATGGCGGAGATGAACATGAGGAGCATTAA
- a CDS encoding dihydrofolate reductase family protein — protein sequence MTKVTLYIAASLDGYIARSDGGIDWLSILDIEEEDYGYTDFYESIDAIVMGSKTYEVGLGFDKWPYPDKKSFVFTQRHLKSDREDVVFVSDTVQQALANIEAQGLENIWLVGGGALINSFLQHNLIDEYIISIIPTILGGGIQLFPPPTPEEKLELIHSKQYPSGLLQAHYKPIRLG from the coding sequence ATGACGAAAGTTACACTCTATATTGCAGCTAGTTTGGATGGCTACATTGCTCGCAGCGATGGCGGAATTGATTGGCTATCAATCCTTGATATAGAAGAGGAAGACTATGGTTACACTGATTTCTACGAATCGATTGATGCTATTGTAATGGGCAGCAAAACCTATGAAGTAGGGCTTGGTTTTGATAAATGGCCTTATCCAGACAAAAAATCCTTCGTTTTCACTCAGCGCCATCTCAAATCTGACCGCGAAGACGTTGTGTTTGTTTCGGACACAGTACAACAGGCGTTAGCAAATATAGAGGCTCAAGGCTTAGAAAACATCTGGCTAGTTGGTGGTGGAGCATTAATCAATTCGTTTCTTCAACACAATTTGATTGACGAATATATTATTTCAATTATTCCAACTATCTTAGGTGGCGGCATACAACTTTTCCCACCGCCTACCCCTGAAGAAAAATTGGAGTTGATTCACTCAAAACAATATCCAAGTGGTTTACTTCAAGCACACTATAAGCCAATACGCTTGGGTTAG
- the aroB gene encoding 3-dehydroquinate synthase, translated as MTSIINVNLPEQSYEIAITSSSYANAPSSLDQLGQQMASLKLGKKVLLVSNPTIFKHFGERAIASLTSAGFEVASCTLPPGERYKTLNSIQKLYDIALENRLERSSTMVALGGGVIGDMTGFAAATWLRGINVVQVPTSLLAMVDSAIGGKTGVNHPHGKNLIGAFHQPRLVLIDPDVLKTLPMREFRAGMAEVIKYGVIWDAELFAQLEASKRLDQLRYVKSDLLYSILTRSCQAKADVVSKDEKEGGLRAILNYGHTIGHAVESLTGYRLVNHGEAVAIGMVAAGQIAVDLGLWQKEDTERQNALIQKTGLPTQLPDGVDIEAIIEALQLDKKVQAGKVRFVLPTEIGVVTVTDEVPSDIIRQVLRGM; from the coding sequence ATGACTTCTATAATTAATGTAAATTTACCAGAGCAGTCTTATGAGATTGCGATAACTTCGTCGAGCTACGCTAACGCACCTTCGAGTTTAGATCAACTGGGTCAACAGATGGCCAGTCTCAAGCTAGGCAAGAAGGTACTGCTGGTTTCTAATCCGACGATTTTTAAGCATTTTGGCGAAAGAGCGATCGCATCTCTAACATCTGCCGGATTTGAAGTTGCTAGCTGCACTCTACCACCTGGTGAACGCTACAAAACCCTCAATTCTATCCAAAAACTCTACGATATCGCTTTGGAAAACCGCCTAGAACGTTCTTCTACTATGGTGGCTTTAGGGGGAGGTGTAATTGGCGATATGACTGGCTTTGCAGCTGCAACTTGGTTGCGCGGTATTAATGTTGTCCAAGTGCCTACTTCTCTGTTGGCGATGGTGGATTCCGCAATTGGTGGCAAAACTGGCGTGAATCATCCCCACGGTAAAAACCTAATTGGGGCATTCCACCAACCACGTTTAGTTTTGATTGACCCAGATGTGTTAAAAACTCTACCTATGCGTGAGTTTCGGGCGGGGATGGCAGAAGTTATTAAGTACGGTGTGATTTGGGATGCCGAATTGTTTGCCCAGTTGGAAGCAAGTAAACGTCTCGACCAACTCCGCTATGTAAAATCTGACCTTTTATATAGTATATTAACACGCTCTTGTCAAGCTAAAGCTGATGTTGTCAGTAAAGATGAGAAAGAAGGCGGATTACGGGCGATTCTCAACTATGGACATACCATCGGTCATGCAGTAGAAAGTTTGACTGGTTATCGTCTAGTAAATCATGGTGAAGCGGTAGCTATTGGTATGGTAGCAGCCGGTCAAATTGCTGTGGATTTAGGACTGTGGCAAAAGGAAGACACAGAACGGCAAAACGCTTTAATTCAAAAAACGGGTTTACCAACTCAATTACCAGATGGGGTAGATATTGAAGCAATTATTGAGGCGTTGCAATTAGATAAGAAAGTCCAAGCCGGGAAAGTACGGTTTGTTTTACCAACAGAGATTGGTGTAGTAACAGTTACCGATGAAGTGCCATCAGATATTATTCGGCAAGTGTTGCGGGGAATGTGA
- a CDS encoding TIGR03643 family protein: MKLPNLDSETINRIIEMAWEDRTSFDAIEAQFGLLEKQVIALMRREMKESSFKMWRERVTKRNTKHLSKREFIAGRFKSHNQKT; the protein is encoded by the coding sequence ATGAAGCTACCTAACCTCGATTCGGAAACTATCAATCGCATCATTGAAATGGCATGGGAAGATAGAACATCTTTTGATGCCATTGAGGCTCAGTTTGGGCTTCTGGAGAAACAGGTAATTGCCCTAATGAGGCGTGAAATGAAGGAATCTAGTTTCAAGATGTGGCGAGAGCGAGTTACTAAACGCAATACAAAGCATTTATCTAAGCGAGAATTTATTGCAGGTCGGTTTAAATCGCACAATCAAAAAACGTAA
- a CDS encoding ABC transporter ATP-binding protein → MRGTIPVVASEENTSQQLSTLRRFLQYVLLYRKEIPIALTLVLIGAITQAIGPFFLGWSIDRLIAQGNLQGLLLLLGLLGLNYGLGVLAIRGQIIRVGWIMQRLLAQLRQDIFIKIQSLPLSFFDRSEAGDLMSRLLNDVNTVNQAFGLTIAQMLGNTFSLIGIIIAMLSINLQLGLLSNLVVPLMIFTTSLFARWARARFRVTRQTIGQLSAKLEEDIGSVREAQAFNRVQTNIAEFDVLNAANRDANVEAVAITSAFLPSIDFLNTLATAGVLAYGGYLAVTGAATVGVVTSFLLYVQQFFRPIQILSQFYTQAQSAFAGLERIFLLLDEPSELKDAPNATEMPPIQGEVTFDNVKFGYNPDQLVLKGVNLHAYPGQMVALVGPTGSGKSTIINLILRFYDVSGGAVKIDNIDVRSVTQASLRRQIGIVLQDNILFSGTVAENIAFGAPYATQADIEAAAQLANVHEFITSLPQGYTTQLGERGAPLSQGQRQLISIARAVLINPRILILDEATSSIDTRTEALVQSAIARLLQGRTSFVIAHRLSTVTQADQVLVIQQGQIVEQGTHTELVNQQGVYANLYALQLGVADTMVLQNEK, encoded by the coding sequence ATGAGAGGCACTATTCCCGTTGTTGCATCTGAGGAAAACACTAGTCAGCAACTCTCTACCCTGCGGCGCTTTTTGCAATACGTGCTACTCTATCGCAAAGAAATTCCCATAGCCCTGACTTTAGTATTGATAGGTGCTATAACCCAGGCAATTGGGCCATTTTTCCTCGGCTGGTCAATTGATCGTCTAATTGCACAAGGGAATTTGCAAGGACTGCTGCTGTTATTAGGGCTACTTGGACTAAACTATGGACTTGGTGTATTAGCAATCCGGGGTCAAATTATTCGAGTCGGCTGGATTATGCAGCGATTGCTGGCTCAACTGAGGCAAGATATTTTCATTAAAATCCAAAGTTTGCCACTGAGCTTTTTTGATCGCAGCGAAGCAGGCGATTTAATGAGCCGTCTGCTGAATGATGTCAATACCGTGAATCAGGCATTTGGACTGACGATCGCCCAAATGCTGGGCAACACTTTCAGTTTGATCGGTATAATCATTGCGATGCTCTCAATCAACCTGCAACTCGGTTTGTTGAGCAACCTGGTTGTGCCACTGATGATTTTTACCACAAGCTTGTTTGCACGTTGGGCGAGAGCCAGATTTCGCGTTACCCGACAAACCATTGGGCAACTTTCTGCCAAGTTAGAAGAAGATATTGGCAGCGTGCGAGAAGCGCAGGCATTTAATCGTGTGCAGACGAATATCGCAGAATTCGATGTTCTCAACGCCGCCAATCGTGATGCCAACGTCGAAGCTGTGGCAATTACTTCAGCCTTTTTGCCCTCCATCGATTTTCTCAACACACTAGCAACCGCAGGCGTGCTGGCTTATGGCGGTTATCTCGCAGTTACAGGAGCTGCAACAGTGGGTGTAGTGACATCCTTTTTACTTTACGTCCAGCAGTTCTTCCGCCCTATCCAAATTCTCAGCCAGTTTTACACCCAAGCTCAATCTGCCTTTGCCGGATTAGAGCGAATCTTTTTATTACTAGATGAACCGTCAGAACTCAAAGATGCACCCAATGCGACAGAAATGCCGCCTATTCAAGGTGAGGTGACATTTGATAATGTCAAGTTTGGCTACAACCCAGATCAACTGGTTCTCAAAGGGGTGAATTTGCACGCCTATCCAGGGCAGATGGTTGCGTTAGTCGGGCCGACCGGTTCGGGAAAAAGTACAATCATTAACTTGATTTTGCGCTTCTACGATGTATCTGGCGGTGCAGTGAAAATTGATAATATTGATGTGCGTAGTGTTACTCAAGCAAGTCTGCGGCGTCAAATAGGCATCGTCCTGCAAGACAATATTCTGTTCAGTGGTACTGTTGCTGAAAACATTGCCTTTGGCGCTCCTTACGCCACCCAAGCTGATATCGAAGCGGCTGCACAACTGGCAAATGTACATGAGTTCATTACCTCATTGCCACAAGGCTATACAACTCAATTGGGTGAACGGGGAGCGCCTTTGAGTCAAGGACAGCGACAACTAATCAGTATTGCTCGTGCGGTGTTGATTAACCCGCGAATTCTGATTCTTGATGAAGCCACCAGCAGCATTGACACACGTACAGAAGCGCTAGTACAGAGTGCGATCGCCCGCTTGCTTCAAGGTCGTACCAGCTTTGTAATTGCCCACCGTCTCAGTACAGTTACTCAGGCAGATCAGGTATTAGTCATTCAGCAGGGACAAATTGTAGAGCAAGGTACTCACACTGAACTTGTCAATCAGCAAGGTGTATATGCCAACCTCTATGCCCTTCAACTGGGTGTAGCAGACACAATGGTTCTTCAAAACGAAAAGTAA
- a CDS encoding Uma2 family endonuclease, which translates to MILQAKNQLTLQEFLNLPPGEGDITYELVDGQASPKMSPKKFHSKLTRALLNLLEQCCEGKGEVCPELAVALTRRGRDWMPIPDILYISNERLPPDWDQEGACSVPPDLVIEIISPGQTFGQMAAKAKDYLDAKVLRVWVLDTGLWTKRLEKSSQCYC; encoded by the coding sequence ATGATACTCCAAGCCAAAAATCAATTAACTTTGCAAGAGTTCTTGAATCTTCCACCAGGCGAGGGAGATATCACCTATGAACTTGTTGATGGCCAGGCAAGTCCTAAGATGTCACCAAAAAAATTCCACTCTAAACTTACCCGCGCCCTTCTCAATTTGCTTGAGCAATGCTGTGAGGGTAAAGGAGAAGTTTGCCCAGAATTAGCTGTCGCATTAACTCGTCGAGGGCGAGATTGGATGCCAATACCTGATATTTTATATATTTCTAATGAACGTTTACCACCTGATTGGGATCAAGAAGGAGCATGTTCTGTTCCTCCTGATTTGGTGATTGAGATTATTTCGCCGGGGCAAACCTTTGGACAAATGGCGGCTAAAGCCAAAGATTATTTAGATGCTAAGGTGCTGCGGGTGTGGGTATTAGATACTGGACTTTGGACTAAAAGGCTAGAGAAAAGCAGTCAGTGTTACTGCTGA
- the trxA gene encoding thioredoxin, protein MSTDTHIVAYVEESEFDVVLNGSEEKVVVVDFTATWCGPCRLISPLMDQLAEEYKGRAKVVKVDVDSNKPIFKKFGLRSIPAVLIFKDGILAETIVGVSPYEQFSEAVQKLLEVV, encoded by the coding sequence ATGTCTACTGATACTCACATAGTTGCTTACGTTGAAGAAAGTGAATTTGATGTTGTTTTAAATGGAAGTGAAGAGAAAGTTGTTGTTGTTGATTTTACTGCTACTTGGTGTGGCCCCTGTCGCCTAATCAGTCCGTTAATGGATCAACTTGCCGAGGAATACAAAGGTCGCGCTAAAGTTGTGAAAGTAGATGTTGACAGCAATAAGCCGATTTTCAAAAAATTCGGTCTTCGCAGCATTCCAGCGGTTTTAATTTTTAAAGATGGTATTTTAGCAGAAACTATCGTGGGAGTTTCTCCTTACGAGCAGTTTAGCGAGGCTGTTCAGAAACTTCTTGAGGTTGTTTAA
- the atpA gene encoding F0F1 ATP synthase subunit alpha, giving the protein MSISIRPDEISSIIQQQIEQYDQEVKVANVGTVLQVGDGIARIYGLEKAMSGELLEFEDGTIGIAQNLEEDNVGAVLMGEGLEIQEGSSVTATGRIAQVPVGEALIGRVVDALGRPIDGKGDIKSSESRLIESPAPGIIARRSVHEPMQTGITAIDSMIPIGRGQRELIIGDRQTGKTAIAIDTIINQKEEDVVCVYVAIGQKASTVANVVQTLQEKGAMDYTVVVAASASEPATLQYLAPYTGATIAEYFMYKGKATLVIYDDLSKQAQAYRQMSLLLRRPPGREAYPGDVFYIHSRLLERAAKLSDELGKGSMTALPIIETQAGDVSAYIPTNVISITDGQIFLSSDLFNAGIRPAVNPGISVSRVGSAAQTKAMKKVAGKIKLELAQFDDLQAFAQFASDLDKATQDQLARGQRLRELLKQPQNSPLSVYEQVAILYAGINGYLDDVPVNQVTTFTKGLRDYLKTGKTQYAEGVKASKALGDAEEAALKEALTEYKKTFKAAA; this is encoded by the coding sequence ATGAGCATATCAATTAGACCTGACGAAATTAGCAGCATTATCCAACAACAAATCGAGCAATACGATCAAGAGGTCAAAGTTGCTAACGTTGGTACTGTCCTCCAAGTAGGTGACGGCATTGCCCGGATTTATGGTTTGGAAAAGGCCATGTCTGGGGAACTTTTAGAATTTGAAGATGGCACAATTGGCATCGCCCAGAACTTGGAAGAAGACAACGTGGGCGCGGTGCTCATGGGTGAAGGGTTGGAAATTCAAGAAGGTAGTTCTGTAACCGCCACTGGTAGAATTGCCCAAGTACCCGTGGGAGAAGCCCTAATTGGAAGAGTTGTAGACGCTTTGGGTCGTCCCATCGATGGCAAAGGAGACATCAAGTCCTCAGAAAGCCGTTTGATTGAATCTCCAGCACCAGGTATTATTGCCCGTCGGTCTGTACACGAACCCATGCAAACGGGTATCACAGCTATTGACTCAATGATTCCTATCGGTCGTGGTCAGCGGGAATTGATTATTGGCGATCGCCAAACCGGTAAAACTGCGATCGCGATCGACACCATCATCAACCAAAAAGAAGAAGATGTAGTTTGTGTCTACGTTGCGATCGGTCAAAAAGCTTCCACAGTTGCTAACGTGGTGCAGACATTGCAAGAAAAAGGCGCAATGGATTACACCGTCGTCGTCGCAGCTAGTGCCAGTGAACCAGCAACCCTACAATACCTAGCTCCTTACACAGGCGCAACTATTGCTGAGTACTTTATGTACAAAGGCAAAGCTACCCTGGTAATTTATGATGACCTTTCCAAACAAGCCCAAGCTTACCGCCAAATGTCCCTACTGCTGCGTCGTCCACCCGGACGCGAAGCTTACCCTGGCGATGTATTCTACATCCACTCTCGCTTGTTAGAAAGAGCCGCAAAGCTGAGTGACGAACTAGGTAAAGGCAGTATGACCGCCCTACCAATTATCGAAACCCAAGCTGGTGACGTTTCAGCATACATCCCCACCAACGTAATTTCTATTACCGATGGTCAGATATTCCTGTCTTCTGACTTGTTTAACGCTGGTATCCGTCCCGCTGTAAACCCCGGTATTTCTGTATCCCGTGTGGGTTCTGCGGCTCAAACCAAGGCAATGAAAAAAGTTGCCGGTAAGATTAAATTGGAATTAGCCCAATTTGACGACCTACAAGCCTTCGCTCAATTTGCTTCCGACTTAGATAAAGCCACTCAAGACCAGTTGGCGCGGGGCCAACGGTTACGCGAACTCCTCAAGCAGCCACAAAATTCGCCACTCTCGGTATACGAGCAAGTAGCAATTTTGTACGCTGGTATTAATGGTTACTTAGATGACGTACCTGTAAATCAAGTAACCACCTTCACCAAAGGTCTGCGGGACTACTTAAAGACTGGTAAAACCCAGTATGCCGAAGGAGTAAAAGCCTCCAAAGCACTAGGTGACGCAGAAGAAGCTGCCTTGAAAGAAGCACTCACCGAATACAAGAAGACCTTCAAAGCAGCAGCGTAA
- the atpE gene encoding ATP synthase F0 subunit C: MDPLVQAASVLAAALAIGLAAIGPGIGQGNAAGQAVEGIARQPEAEGKIRGTLLLTLAFMESLTIYGLVIALVLLFANPFA, from the coding sequence ATGGATCCATTAGTTCAGGCTGCTTCAGTTCTCGCTGCTGCTTTAGCGATTGGTTTAGCTGCAATTGGCCCTGGTATTGGTCAAGGTAACGCTGCTGGACAAGCAGTAGAAGGTATTGCTCGTCAACCTGAAGCAGAAGGAAAAATTCGCGGTACTCTGCTATTAACCTTGGCATTCATGGAATCCTTGACTATCTATGGTCTAGTAATTGCCTTGGTATTGCTGTTTGCTAACCCCTTCGCTTAA